The Rhodothermia bacterium sequence GCGTAAGATGCTACGAAGTTTTCCACTTTTCACATTGAGACGGAACTGAAAGGACTGGTATTTCCCGAATGGCCGTACAGAAAATGCCATTTCCCAACAGTGCAAGTCTCGGTAAACCGATAAATCGGTGGAGGTGAAAGTGCCAGAGACTACATCGAAGCCGCTACGTCCCTCTACCCGCCACTTCTCGGTTAATTGAAAATTGAAGTTTGCATCCAAAATGGCGCGGTGTTGTCCTTGCATCTGCGAGGAAATGCCAGCAGCATAACCATAAGAAAGATTTAGGCCAAGCGACCAAGGGATTTTGTAATCAGTCCAATCGCTGGTCAATTCCGTTTTTTTCTTTGTTCCACTATCAAGGGCCAATCCAGATTGTTGACGGCTGCGCAAAGAAGTTGAAAAGGTTGTATTAAAAGAGGTCAGTCCGCGATAGGGGGAAATGCTCCCACCAAAAGACAGGTTAAGCCGTCCTGCAATGTTGGTATAACCTCGGAGGCTCACATCTTGCCATTGCAAAGAATCCGCTGCAAAATTATATCCAGATGAAAAGCCGAAATTAAGCAGATCGAAAGCATTTTTCTTTAAGGTTCCTGTAGAGTCCGTTTTGATGGTGCGCGTCCGCAAGACATTTTCCACCGAAAGCCCCAGTGTCCGCGATTTCCCAGACGGAATATTGCTGTTTACAGGGTAGCGAATGGCTTGATCCTTGGCATCATAGACCGTATTTCCGTCGGTATCGGTTAAGGTCTTAAAGTAGTTCCAAGGGTTATTCTCATAAGTAGGGCGGGTGGAAAAAGACAAGGATGGCCGCATGACATGACGGAAACCATTTAAACTACCAATCTTCCACGGGAAAGTCCCATAAATAGTGGTTCCAGCAGAAAAGCTAAGGTTTAGGTCATGGAAAAATACCATTCCCGTCCGGTAAAAAGTACTGTCCCGATACGATCGAACGCCAGTTGAAGCATCTGTATTGCCCCAAATCCGAATACGACCATCCTCACGAGAAACGACATATTCCCGCAAACTCAGGTTTGGCGAGAAGGTTAATTCCATGTTTTTACCGCGAATTGGGGTTTTGCGCATGGTGTATGGCATCGAAATTCTGAAATTCCCTGTTCCGGTCAGGTAATACCGCTGTTCGGGGTCTAAGCCGGTTGTATTGCGGTAGGCTTCTGGGTTGAATAAGCCATCCCACCAGCGGTTCTCGGTCGTATCCTTGGTGACGGGTTGGAATTGGTAATTTGTGTTTAAGTCTGCATCCAAGTCATATTGGAGGTTTTCGTAAAAACGTGTGCTTTGACCCGTACCACCACGTTGAAAAGGGGTCTGTGTTCGTTGACCAAACCGCAAAGCGGGTAACGTTAGTGAGGCATTTCTGGTCGTAAGATTGTCCGATAAACTGCCATAAAGCGCCATCGTTCGGCCTTTGTGGTTCCAACGTTTGTTGTAGCTGAAATTGGAGTTTTGGCTTGATTCGGACAGGATGCGGTCGTTGAAGTTGTCGGAAATAACCCGCAATAACCGGCTGTTTCCGATCCGAATATTGGCAGAGACATCGGCATATGGGTTGATTTTCTGCGAATGGTTCAGACCCAAATCCCAAGCTGATCGCGGGATCCTTTCGGCGTCGTAACGCTGTCCGGTAACAATATAGCGATACGTAAAGTCCGCTGATCCGTTAAACCTATTTCGAACGGCATACCGATAGGTTGGGCGTATTTGGAAGCTGCCCAGAGACCACACCCCAAACCGGATTTGGACATCCATATAGTCATTGATTGGCCAGTACCATCCCCAGTCTTTTAGGTAAAATCCTTGTTGATTGTCTTGGCCATAGGACGGGGTAAGTGGCCCACTTCGTCTGCCTTCAAGGGTTGGTATTGCGCCAAAGGGCAAAATAACAGGGAGCTTTATCTTTAATAAATTTAAGCGTATAGGTCCAGTATAAATCCACTTGTTTCGCCCGATTTTCATTTTTTTGGCTTCTAATGAATAATGCGGATGGCTTGGGTCGTCGCAGGTTGTATAGAGGCCGTGTTGCACAAAAACGGTACTATCCGATCGCACCTTAACCACATTCCCCAATATAAATCCATCTTGCATTTTGGTGCGACTGTTTAGAAATCGTCCTTGCTCGGTCTTGAGATTAAACGAGAGGCGTTCGGAGGAAAAGGTCTCTGAGCCGCGCGTAAATTGGGGAAAGTTTTCCGTTTGTTGGGCATTGGGCCAAGCAATCGCCTCTACCAATTGGTCTTTGAAGTAAAACCGGATCAATGGTGATACGACTTTTATTTGGTCGTAGGTGACAGTGGTGTTCTTGGCAAGTCTTGCGAGGTCTCCTTTTTTTTCGTCGAAGACAATGCGGAGTGAGTCAGCGGTAAACTTTATAGGTTGCTTCGGGCTTCTTTTTCGGGCGGCCAAGGAGTCTGCTGGCGGTGAGGGAAGTGCGGGGCGTGGCTGTGCGAAAGTCAACTGATGCCATCCGCAGCAGAGGATCGAAAATAGCAGGGCACTAAAAAAATGGGTTTGGCTTTGCCACATGAGAAAACAATCAACGGGGAATGCACTACAAGAACGGCTTTGCGAAGGAGCAAGTTCCTTAAAAGACGAGTATGGCTTTTATTCCATTTGTTTCCATGCCACTTTCTTGAATTGTCTGTCGGTGCGGTCGTCTGCCCATGTATAGAGAACAATCGTTTCGAGTGGTATCCGAACATTGTTTAGATTCAACTGCAATGCCCATGCGTTATGTTGGCTTCGTTGTTCAGATCGGGTACCTCGGTGTGGCCGCGCAAGGGTGATATGTGGTCTGGGCGGGCGTGGATCGAGACCTACTTGTGCTTCCCGTAGAAAGACGTCACGATATCGTGCGATGATGTTGGATGCGGCTTCTTTCCCCAACTCTGGCACGGCGGAATAAGCAGAAGGGCTAAAACGTGACCCAAAAGGTAAAACCTTGCGAAGCGTTATTGAGAATGGCGTAAAATTCACCTCATCAATCACTTTTTCCCACGCATTAAGTGCGGTTTGTTGGCCACAATTGCCTAAAAACGCAACGGTAAGGTGCAAATCTTGCGGATCAAAGGGGAGAAGCCCATCGGGTAAACGCGCCATGAGCTGACGATAGCCCTCAAATGCTGGAACTTCCAATCCCACAAACCAATTCATGGGGTGCTCTTAGTGGTCTTGAATTCTTAGATCGTCCGAGAGTTCATTTTTGTCATCGGATCTGATTTTAACATCACTACGCTCCAACAACTCGCCACACATATGGATGGCATCCACCAAACCGTCTGGGAATTTATCCTGCTTAATGCCTTTTTTTATTCGTGCGACCACTTCTTCCCAGTCTTCTTGTTGCACTTTGGCATTTATCCCGCTATCACCCATCACCAAAATGCGGTGTTCCATCAGCGAGATAAAGAGCAAAATGCCAGTTCGGTCTTGGGTATTAAAGACTTCCTCAGTCAAAAAAGCCTGTACAGCCCGTTGTTGTACCCGTTTGTTCAAGGCCAAGTACCCCGCAAAAAAACGCTTAACGCCCATCTGGAAATGTGCAAGGGCAAAAAATCCGGCGCCGACGATCAACATCACCAAAACAACCCCCCAGTTGGTGTAGAGCCAACCAAAGCCCCAAGTGTTGTTAAACTGCGATAAGCCAAAGCCAATTAAAGCCCCAAGGAGCAAACCAAAGGCACTGGCCCGCCACGATGCACTTGTGTATGAATCACTTTTTTTAACAATGTAGGGCACGATTTCGCCAGAAGTGCGTGCTTCTGCCTGCTGAACAGCGGTGCGTACCCGTTGCAGATCGGTATCGGATAAAGTGGTCATGGCCATAGGAATAATGGGTTAAGCACTACAATATAAGCTATGAGACGGAAAGGCACAAAAGAAATGTTTGAGCCCGGTCATGGTTTAATGAGGGTTAGACATGGTTTACATACCCTCACAAACGCCTTATAAAGTCTTGTTTCCTGATACTTTACGAAAAGCGCACTAGGTCAATTGGGTTTGTTTGGGCGAAGCACCACCATGCCAATTTGTGCCTTAATGCCCATGCTATAATCTTGGAGGTCTGGTGAGATTTTAACCTGCCCACTGGCCGAAGAGGCGTGCATAAATCCTTTCGTACCGTTGGGATTGGCAATCACGAAGCCCGTATGGGTCACATCTAATCCTTTAATACTGGTTGCGGTAGCCAGAATATCACCTGCTTGGAGTTTGTTGTAAATCTTTCGGAGGTTGTTTTTTGGAACGTAATATAACTGAACCCCTTTAAGCCGCTGCTCCATTTGCACAATTTCGTTATAGAGAGCGTCATTGCCCACCAACTGAGGGTAGCTGCTTCGGTGGGTACTCATAAAATTAAGCGTTTGGTTGGATTTGGTTAGCCCCGCACTTTGCCCAACTTCTTGTGTGACGTCCTTGATGCGGTTTTGGGCGCTGTTTTCCAAAATCCAGTCCGTAAAATAATGCAAGCGGGTTCCGTAGCCTTGTTTGCCTTTTTGGTATCGGATATTTCTGAGGGTTTGTTCAAAGTTTTGGTAATTTGCATCTTTCTTGGCAATTTGAGTAGAAAGGGCAGTCACCGTTTCCACCAACAACAAGCAGTCGAATGCCTCGAAGTTGACGACCAATGGTTCTTTGGAGGTGTCTTTGTCTAAAAGGCCCGCCACATAGGGCTTTCCAATAAACTTTTTCCCAACTTCCACGAGAATTTCTCCAAAAGGCCGTGAAGAAAGGTTTTGCCCTGAAGCCCAAGCCATGAGTTGTTGAAAGGTTGCTTCGTTTACGCCACTGCTTACGGCTTGGTCTGGTTTGGGAAGAGCTTCATTTTCCCCATTGAGTTTGCTCTCTAAGGCAGTGGTCACGGCCTTGGCATTCCGGTTGGCCTCTTCTATCTTTGCCATTTGGCCGCGTGTGGGGTCTTGACAAGCGGATAGCCAAGCAAAAAGAACAAAGGCCAAGATTGGTGAGATGGTCGAGGTTGTACCCCTCAAAATTGGGTTAGTAGCGGTTTTCATATCGGTTTGCGACAGGTGATTGGATATTGTTCTTCCTACAAAAAACATAACCTCCGGTTCCGTGATGCCGCAAAAGAAATTGAAAAATTTAGCGGGTTACATGCTCGTAATCACAAGGGAATGAATTTGTGCGGGGGAGCAGAAAAGCAAAATACCCTTCCTCAAAAAGAAAAAGGGTATTTGGTTTATAGAGGAAGACCTTAGAGGTTAAGTGCCCGAAGGCGATCTATACCTGATCTGATTTCATCGTTTTTAACCGAACAATCTTTGCAATCTTTTTGCATTTCCAGAAACTTAGTGGCATCGGTCGTGGCTTCGTTCGCTATTTTCGCGATTTCTTGTTTGGAGAGGCTACCGTCTAAACGCGCCAAGGCTTTTGCAGTCACTATTGGGTTTACCACGTCCTTTTCCGCCATTCGGTACAGAACCCAAGTAACGACCTTGGCATCCGTACCTGTAAGTTTGTCTGTTGTGGGAGCCTTTTCCAAATCATACTTATTCAGCAACACCACACTCAGGTAATTGGTCATTTTTTTGGCAAATGGCTTTTCGCTGTTTTCTGTCCAGATTTGTTGCACCGCTTGGAATTGGGCGTCGGTCAATCGGGCAGGTGTTTCGATAAAAGTTCCAATCGGCATGAGTGCCATCACGGCATCTTCCATGCTGCCTCCGTCTCCTTGTGCTTGAATGTTATGGACGGTAACTGACGTTTCCAGCTTTTTGGTATCCCCATTTGAAGAGGCCAAGGGTTCTTTTTGTTGAAGGTTATCTTGGCAACCAACAAGAAATAAGAATGAGAGGAAGAAA is a genomic window containing:
- a CDS encoding LPS-assembly protein LptD yields the protein MWQSQTHFFSALLFSILCCGWHQLTFAQPRPALPSPPADSLAARKRSPKQPIKFTADSLRIVFDEKKGDLARLAKNTTVTYDQIKVVSPLIRFYFKDQLVEAIAWPNAQQTENFPQFTRGSETFSSERLSFNLKTEQGRFLNSRTKMQDGFILGNVVKVRSDSTVFVQHGLYTTCDDPSHPHYSLEAKKMKIGRNKWIYTGPIRLNLLKIKLPVILPFGAIPTLEGRRSGPLTPSYGQDNQQGFYLKDWGWYWPINDYMDVQIRFGVWSLGSFQIRPTYRYAVRNRFNGSADFTYRYIVTGQRYDAERIPRSAWDLGLNHSQKINPYADVSANIRIGNSRLLRVISDNFNDRILSESSQNSNFSYNKRWNHKGRTMALYGSLSDNLTTRNASLTLPALRFGQRTQTPFQRGGTGQSTRFYENLQYDLDADLNTNYQFQPVTKDTTENRWWDGLFNPEAYRNTTGLDPEQRYYLTGTGNFRISMPYTMRKTPIRGKNMELTFSPNLSLREYVVSREDGRIRIWGNTDASTGVRSYRDSTFYRTGMVFFHDLNLSFSAGTTIYGTFPWKIGSLNGFRHVMRPSLSFSTRPTYENNPWNYFKTLTDTDGNTVYDAKDQAIRYPVNSNIPSGKSRTLGLSVENVLRTRTIKTDSTGTLKKNAFDLLNFGFSSGYNFAADSLQWQDVSLRGYTNIAGRLNLSFGGSISPYRGLTSFNTTFSTSLRSRQQSGLALDSGTKKKTELTSDWTDYKIPWSLGLNLSYGYAAGISSQMQGQHRAILDANFNFQLTEKWRVEGRSGFDVVSGTFTSTDLSVYRDLHCWEMAFSVRPFGKYQSFQFRLNVKSGKLRSILRLEHPKSDIRSSLTDILP
- a CDS encoding DUF1460 domain-containing protein, with the protein product MKTATNPILRGTTSTISPILAFVLFAWLSACQDPTRGQMAKIEEANRNAKAVTTALESKLNGENEALPKPDQAVSSGVNEATFQQLMAWASGQNLSSRPFGEILVEVGKKFIGKPYVAGLLDKDTSKEPLVVNFEAFDCLLLVETVTALSTQIAKKDANYQNFEQTLRNIRYQKGKQGYGTRLHYFTDWILENSAQNRIKDVTQEVGQSAGLTKSNQTLNFMSTHRSSYPQLVGNDALYNEIVQMEQRLKGVQLYYVPKNNLRKIYNKLQAGDILATATSIKGLDVTHTGFVIANPNGTKGFMHASSASGQVKISPDLQDYSMGIKAQIGMVVLRPNKPN